One Actinomycetota bacterium genomic region harbors:
- a CDS encoding SH3 domain-containing protein translates to MRFPTLAKAAAAAVGLVIVAVVVMGYFGEYRAAKGTAGGEATRSVDATGASKDSTLTGAGMNVMSQTSGATPSWVIVQIEGLNLRTQPESDAEVIRGLSRNEKLRYVSGKTGWYQVTDKDGRTGWISSNPQYATIEK, encoded by the coding sequence ATGAGGTTCCCGACACTTGCGAAGGCCGCCGCGGCCGCGGTGGGGCTCGTCATCGTCGCAGTGGTCGTGATGGGCTACTTCGGCGAGTACCGGGCGGCGAAGGGGACCGCCGGCGGCGAGGCCACCCGCTCGGTCGACGCGACGGGCGCATCGAAGGACTCGACGCTCACGGGCGCCGGCATGAACGTCATGTCCCAGACATCGGGGGCCACTCCGTCGTGGGTGATCGTGCAGATCGAGGGCCTGAACCTGCGCACCCAGCCGGAATCGGACGCCGAGGTCATCCGAGGGCTCTCGCGCAACGAGAAGCTACGCTACGTGTCGGGGAAGACCGGCTGGTACCAGGTGACCGACAAGGACGGCCGAACCGGCTGGATCTCGTCCAACCCGCAGTACGCGACGATCGAGAAGTAG